From Thiomicrospira sp. XS5, one genomic window encodes:
- the dnaX gene encoding DNA polymerase III subunit gamma/tau, protein MSDTVLARKWRPKNFSELVGQEHVMQALANALDQQRLHHAYLFTGTRGVGKTTIARIFSKALNCEQGISSKPCGVCSTCRSIDEGRFVDLIEVDAASKTKVEDTRELLENVQYAPVQGRYKVYLIDEVHMLSKSSFNALLKTLEEPPEHVKFLLATTDPHKLPMTVLSRCLQFNLMRLTQTQIQTHLGYILQQEGISFEDAALAMIAKSADGSARDSLSILDQAIAYGGGQVQLAAVQAMLGLVDQQFTRQILAALADESAEELKNVIQQLAAMGVDYMALNAQLIEVLHQISLLQVLNTLDDACILDDETMRLLADALAPERVQVLYQIALLAKQDMSMAPDIRIGFEMALLRMLAFQPGTQGEGHLESGEASSGNAVGDGGSMMAKITRPGDVLKQQGLTAPTGVSEPVQTVPEPTLPEISPAAQPAASHAPEVSAPQAEPAQPPSQNFEQEAVQQETPPPSSPSIAADKPDVPDAPVDHLADLKARLDLTLGKPDSLPQSSAESVAPSAPPSLETPTSAQEEPIQESPSMPGFGPDTAAESSSTVNAIKAEAPLPWEEEDSQMVSQQMPSTEPTTETAPADLSVSVAPAEAAVEALSDKANLASDARFEVEASESNAVHSRIDHGAEAQEPGLSSEAAGIRIAVEGDWGDAEKWLQLIVQLQLDGMAAELARQSILVSQDAQTLTLSVDPQQRHAKTELALQRLEEQLKSQLGCRLVFVESDQTHLTPARYENEMKAQRQANAVNSIQSDPQVQNLIQTLNLKVIESSIRPVKQ, encoded by the coding sequence GTGAGCGATACCGTTTTAGCCAGAAAATGGCGCCCGAAAAACTTCTCCGAACTCGTCGGTCAAGAGCACGTCATGCAAGCTTTGGCCAATGCCTTGGATCAGCAGAGACTGCATCACGCCTATTTGTTTACCGGCACGCGAGGCGTAGGGAAGACCACCATTGCCCGCATCTTTTCCAAAGCGCTGAACTGCGAGCAAGGTATCAGCTCCAAACCCTGTGGCGTCTGTTCGACCTGTCGTTCAATTGATGAAGGCCGCTTTGTGGATTTGATTGAGGTGGATGCGGCCTCCAAAACCAAAGTCGAAGACACGCGTGAGCTGTTGGAAAACGTTCAATATGCGCCGGTTCAAGGTCGTTATAAAGTCTACCTTATCGACGAAGTGCACATGCTGTCGAAAAGCAGTTTTAATGCGCTGCTGAAAACACTGGAAGAACCACCGGAACACGTGAAGTTCTTGTTGGCGACCACCGATCCGCATAAATTGCCAATGACGGTTTTGTCACGTTGCCTGCAGTTTAATTTGATGCGGCTGACGCAAACCCAAATTCAAACCCATTTAGGCTATATCCTTCAGCAGGAAGGCATTTCGTTTGAAGACGCGGCTTTGGCGATGATCGCTAAAAGTGCCGACGGTTCTGCGCGGGATTCCTTGAGTATTCTGGATCAAGCCATCGCTTATGGGGGCGGGCAGGTGCAGTTGGCCGCGGTGCAAGCGATGCTTGGATTAGTTGACCAGCAGTTTACCCGACAAATTCTAGCGGCGCTGGCGGATGAGTCCGCCGAGGAATTGAAAAACGTCATTCAACAGCTGGCGGCAATGGGTGTGGATTATATGGCGCTGAATGCGCAGTTGATTGAGGTCCTGCACCAAATTAGCCTGCTACAGGTGTTGAATACGCTGGATGATGCCTGCATTCTGGATGATGAAACCATGCGCCTGCTCGCCGACGCCTTAGCCCCGGAACGGGTTCAAGTACTGTATCAAATTGCTTTGCTGGCCAAGCAGGATATGTCGATGGCGCCCGATATTCGTATCGGTTTCGAAATGGCGTTGTTGCGCATGTTGGCTTTTCAGCCAGGGACGCAAGGAGAAGGCCATTTGGAAAGTGGTGAGGCTTCGTCTGGTAACGCGGTCGGTGACGGCGGCTCGATGATGGCTAAAATTACTCGGCCGGGCGATGTATTGAAACAGCAAGGCTTAACAGCACCAACAGGCGTGTCCGAGCCGGTTCAAACGGTACCAGAGCCAACGTTGCCTGAAATTTCCCCAGCGGCGCAGCCCGCTGCATCGCACGCGCCGGAGGTGAGCGCGCCGCAAGCTGAACCGGCTCAACCCCCGTCACAGAATTTCGAGCAGGAAGCGGTTCAGCAAGAAACGCCGCCGCCATCTTCGCCGTCCATTGCCGCGGATAAACCGGACGTCCCCGATGCGCCGGTTGACCATTTAGCGGACTTGAAGGCGAGGTTAGACTTAACGCTGGGAAAGCCTGACTCTTTACCACAGTCATCGGCAGAGTCGGTGGCTCCGTCTGCTCCTCCGTCGTTGGAAACACCGACATCGGCTCAGGAGGAACCGATTCAGGAATCGCCGAGCATGCCAGGCTTTGGACCGGATACGGCGGCTGAATCGAGCTCGACAGTCAATGCGATTAAGGCGGAAGCGCCTTTGCCTTGGGAAGAGGAAGATTCGCAAATGGTTTCGCAGCAAATGCCTTCCACTGAGCCGACCACCGAAACGGCCCCGGCTGACCTCTCTGTTTCGGTTGCCCCGGCCGAGGCCGCCGTTGAAGCGCTGAGTGATAAGGCCAATTTGGCTTCTGATGCGCGCTTCGAAGTGGAAGCCTCGGAATCGAATGCCGTCCATTCCCGAATCGATCATGGAGCAGAAGCGCAAGAGCCGGGTTTGTCTTCTGAAGCGGCGGGTATTCGCATTGCGGTAGAAGGCGATTGGGGTGACGCGGAAAAATGGTTGCAGTTGATTGTCCAATTGCAGTTGGATGGCATGGCGGCCGAATTGGCTCGGCAATCAATTTTAGTGTCTCAGGACGCGCAAACGTTGACTTTGAGCGTGGACCCGCAGCAACGTCATGCTAAAACCGAGTTGGCATTACAGCGCTTGGAAGAACAACTTAAATCGCAGTTGGGCTGCCGTTTGGTGTTTGTAGAGTCCGACCAAACGCATTTGACGCCAGCCCGTTATGAAAACGAAATGAAGGCCCAGCGGCAAGCGAATGCCGTCAACAGTATTCAGTCCGACCCTCAGGTGCAAAATCTGATTCAGACGTTAAATTTAAAGGTCATCGAATCGTCGATTCGACCGGTCAAACAATAG
- the argF gene encoding ornithine carbamoyltransferase, translated as MSIRHFLTLNDLSREELNQLLLRAVELKKIQKSGEVFEPLKNKTLAMIFEKSSTRTRISFEIGMSQLGGHALFLSPKDTQLGRGEPIEDSARVISSMADGIMIRTFGHDVVEKMAEHSQAPVINALTDDFHPCQLLADMQTYYEHRGSIADKTVLWVGDGNNMCHSYINAAKQYGFKLRISTPEDYEPNADLVAANQDRVELIRNPMDAAENVDLVVTDVWASMGQEEEQKKRERAFKNYQVNSELMAQANSDALFMHCLPAHRGEEVSAEVMDAKDSVVWDEAENRLHAQKALLEFLMA; from the coding sequence ATGAGCATTAGACATTTTTTGACCCTAAACGATCTCTCCAGAGAAGAGTTAAATCAACTCTTATTGCGGGCCGTTGAATTAAAGAAAATCCAAAAATCGGGTGAGGTTTTCGAACCGCTGAAAAACAAAACACTGGCGATGATTTTCGAAAAATCCTCGACCCGCACCCGCATCTCGTTCGAGATTGGCATGAGCCAACTAGGCGGGCACGCGCTGTTCTTATCCCCCAAAGACACACAATTGGGGCGTGGCGAGCCGATTGAAGACAGTGCGCGCGTCATTTCCAGCATGGCGGATGGCATTATGATTCGCACCTTCGGACATGACGTGGTGGAAAAAATGGCTGAACATTCTCAGGCACCGGTCATCAATGCCCTGACCGATGACTTTCACCCTTGCCAGTTGCTAGCGGATATGCAGACCTATTACGAACACCGCGGCAGCATTGCCGACAAAACGGTTTTGTGGGTGGGTGACGGCAACAACATGTGTCACTCTTACATTAACGCCGCCAAACAATACGGTTTCAAGCTGCGCATCTCCACCCCGGAAGACTATGAGCCAAACGCCGATTTAGTGGCCGCCAACCAGGACCGTGTGGAACTGATTCGCAACCCAATGGATGCGGCGGAAAACGTTGATCTCGTGGTCACGGATGTTTGGGCCAGCATGGGCCAGGAAGAAGAACAGAAAAAGCGCGAGCGCGCGTTTAAGAACTATCAGGTCAACAGCGAATTGATGGCACAAGCCAATTCGGACGCCCTATTCATGCATTGTTTGCCAGCCCACCGTGGTGAAGAAGTCTCCGCCGAGGTCATGGATGCCAAAGACAGCGTGGTCTGGGACGAGGCCGAAAACCGTCTACACGCCCAAAAAGCACTGCTGGAATTCTTAATGGCATAA
- a CDS encoding acetylornithine transaminase yields MKTSPHLMNTYARLPVCFKSGKGAWLYDEHGQNYLDAISGIAVCSLGHAHPEITETICAQSRELIHTSNLYCIEKQAALAENLIEISGMEKVFFCNSGAEANETAIKIARKYAYQQQITAPKIIVMENSFHGRTLATLSATGNKKVQEGFAPLVDGFVRVPFGDAGAIEALSEDSDIVAVLVEPIQGEGGVNIPPKGYLKTIRDICDRNGWLMMLDEIQTGIGRTGKWFAHQHEGIQPDVMSLAKALGNGLPIGACLAGQKAADILEPGNHGTTFGGNPLASAAGLAVLKVMKAHNFIEHVAEKGQEILTRFQSALADNPSVKDVRGLGYMIGIELDRPCGELVAQALEQHVLINVTQGNTIRLLPAFVMSNDQTDQLIDTVVELVNQFTRQD; encoded by the coding sequence ATGAAAACATCACCGCATTTAATGAACACCTATGCCAGACTGCCGGTTTGCTTTAAATCCGGTAAAGGCGCTTGGCTGTACGACGAACACGGCCAAAACTATTTGGACGCCATCAGTGGCATCGCCGTCTGCAGCTTGGGGCATGCCCACCCGGAAATCACTGAAACAATTTGCGCGCAAAGCCGTGAATTGATTCACACCTCCAATTTGTACTGCATTGAAAAACAAGCCGCCCTGGCAGAAAACCTGATTGAAATTTCCGGCATGGAAAAAGTGTTCTTCTGCAACTCCGGTGCCGAAGCGAATGAAACCGCCATTAAAATCGCGCGCAAATACGCCTACCAGCAGCAAATTACCGCGCCGAAAATCATCGTCATGGAAAACAGCTTCCACGGCCGGACACTGGCCACCTTGTCGGCCACCGGCAATAAAAAAGTGCAAGAAGGGTTCGCCCCTCTCGTGGATGGTTTCGTGCGCGTACCATTCGGAGATGCCGGTGCGATTGAGGCCCTGAGCGAAGACAGCGACATCGTGGCCGTTTTGGTCGAACCGATTCAAGGTGAAGGCGGCGTCAACATTCCACCGAAAGGCTATTTAAAAACCATACGCGACATTTGCGACCGCAATGGCTGGTTGATGATGCTGGATGAAATTCAGACCGGCATCGGCCGTACCGGCAAATGGTTTGCCCACCAACACGAAGGGATTCAACCGGACGTCATGTCCTTGGCAAAAGCTCTCGGCAACGGCTTGCCGATTGGCGCCTGCCTGGCCGGTCAAAAAGCTGCCGATATTTTAGAACCCGGCAACCACGGCACCACCTTTGGTGGCAACCCACTGGCTTCAGCCGCAGGCCTGGCCGTTTTAAAGGTTATGAAAGCTCACAACTTCATTGAACATGTTGCCGAAAAAGGCCAGGAAATCCTGACACGCTTTCAATCGGCTCTGGCCGACAACCCTTCCGTTAAGGACGTTCGCGGCCTTGGCTACATGATCGGCATCGAACTGGACCGCCCATGCGGCGAGCTGGTCGCTCAGGCCTTGGAACAACACGTCCTGATCAACGTCACGCAAGGCAATACCATTCGTTTGCTACCGGCTTTTGTCATGTCAAACGACCAAACCGATCAATTGATCGACACAGTGGTCGAACTCGTCAACCAATTCACACGGCAAGATTAA
- a CDS encoding YbaB/EbfC family nucleoid-associated protein, with product MFGGKGGLGNLMKQAQEMQKNMQAAQEEIAQMEITGEAGGGMVKVVMTGKHELVKVDIDDSLMDDREMLEDLFAAAVNSAARRVEEETQERMSGLTGGMDLPPGMKMPF from the coding sequence ATGTTTGGTGGAAAAGGTGGTTTGGGCAACTTGATGAAGCAAGCCCAGGAAATGCAAAAGAATATGCAAGCGGCGCAAGAAGAAATCGCCCAAATGGAAATTACCGGTGAAGCCGGCGGCGGAATGGTCAAAGTAGTCATGACCGGTAAGCATGAGTTGGTCAAAGTTGATATCGACGACAGTTTAATGGACGACCGTGAAATGCTGGAAGATTTGTTTGCGGCGGCGGTTAACAGTGCGGCACGCCGTGTTGAAGAAGAAACGCAGGAGCGCATGTCGGGCTTGACGGGCGGGATGGATTTGCCGCCGGGCATGAAGATGCCATTTTAA
- a CDS encoding TolC family protein: MRLNPLHFTIRGVLVLSALLPHSVLAADDAVMNAAQATGPVAEGAMTPGHPAQDLPEPLTLESVMALPETISPQIMRAKARHAQAQARYNLQETDDNFELDLIGRLGWREYDFQTEDNHLFGLHLGKELYDFGRNEAALEAEQRLTAAQNERYQDQKIQFQIRLMQAYFNIILADFQYRIENESMAVAYIAMDKAEDRHELKQMSDVDYLKLQADYEKLLVKRTRASYEQRRTRTNLANLVGRPDALPDKLRFPSLESVTKRSLDDLGVYQKQALASNLHLHSLQLKLQAAESRLNGESLEDMPTFRVDALGGYSSNYAYGREGRWRFDLTMDYPLYDGGVRSAKVSEARAEVQAIQADIHEYEQSLRDQVADLYFKLQMAEAEKKQNKVFGEYSELYLDYSRALYENESTTDLGDSMVRLSEANYRVIAQQFRETLHWAQLDYLTGKPVELEAYQ; this comes from the coding sequence ATGAGATTGAATCCGTTACATTTTACGATACGCGGCGTGCTGGTGTTATCAGCGTTGCTGCCGCATAGTGTTTTGGCGGCTGATGACGCCGTTATGAATGCCGCCCAAGCCACTGGACCGGTGGCTGAAGGCGCGATGACCCCAGGCCATCCGGCTCAGGACTTACCCGAACCTTTGACCTTGGAAAGTGTGATGGCGTTGCCGGAAACCATCAGCCCACAGATCATGCGAGCCAAAGCACGTCATGCTCAAGCGCAGGCACGTTATAACCTACAAGAAACCGACGATAATTTCGAACTGGATTTGATCGGCCGCTTGGGTTGGCGCGAGTATGACTTTCAGACCGAGGACAACCATTTATTCGGGCTGCATTTAGGCAAGGAATTGTATGACTTTGGTCGCAACGAGGCTGCGTTGGAAGCGGAACAACGTCTGACGGCGGCGCAGAATGAACGCTACCAAGATCAGAAAATTCAGTTTCAGATTCGGTTGATGCAAGCCTACTTTAATATCATTCTGGCCGATTTTCAGTACCGGATTGAAAATGAATCCATGGCCGTCGCCTATATTGCCATGGACAAGGCCGAAGACCGCCATGAACTCAAACAAATGTCTGACGTGGACTATCTGAAACTGCAAGCGGATTATGAGAAATTGTTGGTCAAACGAACGCGAGCATCCTATGAGCAGCGCCGTACCCGAACCAATCTCGCCAACTTGGTTGGCCGTCCGGATGCCTTGCCGGATAAACTGCGTTTTCCGTCACTGGAGTCAGTCACGAAACGGTCATTGGATGACTTGGGTGTGTATCAAAAACAGGCATTAGCCAGCAATTTGCACTTACACAGTTTGCAGTTAAAGCTCCAGGCCGCAGAATCGCGCTTAAACGGTGAATCGTTAGAAGATATGCCAACCTTCCGGGTGGATGCTTTGGGCGGCTATTCCTCAAACTATGCTTACGGTCGAGAGGGACGTTGGCGATTCGATTTGACGATGGATTACCCACTGTATGATGGCGGGGTGCGTTCCGCAAAAGTGAGTGAGGCACGCGCTGAAGTGCAGGCGATTCAAGCTGACATTCATGAGTACGAACAATCGTTGCGCGATCAGGTGGCCGATTTGTATTTTAAATTGCAGATGGCGGAAGCGGAAAAGAAACAAAATAAGGTGTTTGGTGAATATTCCGAGCTGTACCTGGATTACAGTCGTGCATTGTATGAAAACGAATCCACAACCGATTTAGGTGATTCGATGGTGCGTTTGTCGGAAGCCAATTATCGAGTCATCGCTCAGCAGTTTCGTGAAACGTTGCACTGGGCGCAGTTGGATTATTTGACCGGTAAGCCGGTAGAACTGGAGGCTTACCAATGA
- the recR gene encoding recombination mediator RecR, whose product MQSPLINELIDAFKLLPTIGPKSAQRMAYYLLQNNPNGGKRLAGAIVEAIEKVGHCQQCRNFSETDVCRICSSPARKREQLCIVETPTDVVAIEQSGIYQGLYFVLMGHLSPIDGVGPEDLGLPLLEARLKEGEVSELILATNPTVEGEATAHYIHQMATVAEVPVTRLAQGIPLGGELEYIDSGTLSQAFAGRKAV is encoded by the coding sequence ATGCAAAGTCCTTTGATTAATGAGTTGATAGATGCCTTCAAGTTGTTACCGACGATAGGTCCAAAATCCGCGCAGCGGATGGCGTATTATTTGTTGCAGAATAACCCGAACGGCGGCAAGCGTTTGGCGGGAGCGATTGTTGAGGCGATTGAAAAGGTGGGGCATTGTCAGCAATGCCGGAACTTTTCTGAAACAGACGTCTGTCGCATTTGTTCCTCGCCGGCGCGTAAGCGCGAGCAGCTCTGTATTGTGGAAACGCCGACCGATGTGGTGGCCATTGAGCAATCCGGGATTTACCAAGGTCTGTATTTTGTTCTGATGGGGCATTTGTCGCCGATTGATGGAGTGGGCCCGGAAGACTTAGGTTTGCCTTTGTTGGAGGCGCGCTTGAAAGAAGGTGAAGTGTCAGAGTTGATTCTGGCCACCAATCCGACAGTGGAAGGCGAAGCGACCGCGCACTATATTCATCAGATGGCGACCGTCGCAGAGGTGCCGGTTACGCGTTTGGCGCAGGGCATTCCGTTAGGTGGGGAGCTGGAATACATCGACAGCGGCACGCTCAGTCAAGCGTTTGCCGGGCGGAAAGCGGTTTAG
- a CDS encoding NAD(P)/FAD-dependent oxidoreductase encodes MKHIVIVGGGAGGLELATRLGNSLGKKRLAAITLIDANRTHLWKPLLHEVASGSLDTGHEALSYRAHSSEHHYYFRMGRMIGLDKHNQTLTLAPLLDHHGKEILGERAIHYDYLVMAVGARGNDFGLTRVREHCHTLDSAQEAEDFHLTFLNRFMQFSEAANQQAVENHTSKTPPSPVRVAIVGAGATGVELAAELCNAVERLEKFGIRAIHPDSLQVTLIEATDRILPALPEPLATKAEHVLTQHGIEIRTQTMIKDVQAQQLVTENETLEADLLVWAAGVKAPKFLSELGLPTNRIHQIEITPTLQVKGESNIFAIGDCASLLQGEGDQARPVPPLAQAAHQMADTCAANLQALVNGQPLAEFTYHDHGSLLSLSRFQTFGSVLDQLFKKNWMLEGKMAHWAYASLYRQHQMTLHGFWQMIWILLDAFIERRVKPKLKLY; translated from the coding sequence ATGAAACACATCGTGATTGTCGGTGGCGGAGCCGGTGGATTGGAGTTGGCGACCCGCCTGGGAAACTCATTGGGCAAAAAGCGGTTAGCGGCCATTACCTTAATCGATGCCAACCGAACCCACCTTTGGAAACCGCTTCTGCACGAAGTGGCTTCCGGTTCCTTAGACACCGGGCATGAAGCCTTAAGTTACCGCGCCCACTCCTCCGAACACCATTATTATTTTCGTATGGGCCGCATGATCGGCTTGGATAAACACAATCAAACACTGACGCTGGCGCCGTTACTGGACCACCATGGCAAAGAAATTCTGGGCGAACGCGCCATTCATTACGATTACCTTGTCATGGCGGTGGGCGCACGCGGGAACGACTTTGGGCTCACCCGCGTTCGCGAGCATTGCCACACCTTGGATTCGGCACAAGAAGCGGAGGATTTTCACCTAACCTTTTTAAACCGTTTCATGCAATTTTCAGAAGCGGCGAATCAGCAGGCCGTGGAAAACCACACCTCTAAAACACCGCCTTCGCCAGTTCGAGTGGCCATCGTCGGGGCTGGGGCCACAGGCGTGGAATTGGCAGCCGAATTGTGTAATGCCGTTGAGCGACTGGAAAAATTCGGCATCCGCGCCATTCACCCCGACAGTTTACAAGTGACCCTGATCGAGGCCACTGACCGCATTTTACCGGCCTTACCGGAACCACTCGCCACCAAGGCAGAGCACGTACTGACCCAACACGGTATTGAAATACGAACCCAGACGATGATCAAAGACGTTCAGGCCCAGCAATTGGTGACCGAAAACGAAACGCTGGAAGCCGACTTATTAGTCTGGGCAGCCGGTGTCAAAGCCCCCAAATTTCTTTCGGAATTGGGGCTGCCGACAAACCGGATTCATCAAATTGAAATCACCCCCACCCTGCAAGTCAAAGGCGAATCGAATATCTTTGCTATCGGCGATTGCGCCAGTTTGCTGCAGGGCGAAGGCGATCAAGCCCGACCGGTTCCGCCGCTCGCCCAAGCCGCTCATCAAATGGCCGACACCTGCGCCGCCAACTTACAGGCGTTGGTCAACGGCCAGCCGCTCGCGGAGTTCACCTATCACGATCATGGGTCTCTGCTCTCCTTAAGTCGATTTCAGACATTCGGCAGTGTGCTCGACCAACTTTTCAAAAAGAACTGGATGCTGGAAGGAAAAATGGCTCACTGGGCTTACGCCAGCTTATATCGCCAACATCAAATGACCCTGCATGGCTTCTGGCAAATGATTTGGATTCTGCTTGATGCCTTTATCGAACGTCGTGTTAAACCCAAGCTGAAGCTCTATTGA
- a CDS encoding efflux RND transporter periplasmic adaptor subunit yields the protein MKQCFIGCLLTGGLFLGGVQTAWAEVVQIGSLVSGQVEKVMVMPGQNVKTGQLLMTIDDDRYQAKLKTARAEVKLWQLKLADAQIELDQALDLYDRTVTAKRELDAAQLAYDVVKQELVKAKANLESYQAWSKYFVIKAPVSGKIAKINAPKGTTVYKENTPLIQIEH from the coding sequence ATGAAACAATGCTTCATCGGGTGTCTGCTGACGGGCGGCCTTTTTCTGGGAGGCGTGCAAACCGCTTGGGCCGAAGTCGTTCAAATCGGTTCCTTGGTGTCGGGCCAGGTTGAAAAAGTCATGGTGATGCCTGGGCAAAACGTGAAGACAGGTCAATTACTGATGACCATTGATGATGACCGTTATCAGGCCAAATTGAAAACCGCTCGGGCTGAGGTCAAGCTTTGGCAGTTAAAACTGGCCGATGCGCAAATCGAACTGGATCAGGCGTTGGATTTGTATGATCGGACCGTCACCGCGAAGCGTGAGCTGGATGCCGCGCAGTTGGCATACGATGTCGTGAAACAGGAATTGGTGAAGGCGAAAGCGAATTTGGAATCTTACCAGGCCTGGTCGAAATACTTTGTGATTAAGGCTCCGGTTTCCGGCAAAATCGCTAAAATCAATGCGCCGAAAGGCACCACGGTGTACAAGGAAAACACGCCGTTGATTCAGATTGAACATTGA